The Terracoccus luteus genome includes a region encoding these proteins:
- the rpmD gene encoding 50S ribosomal protein L30, with amino-acid sequence MARLKVTQTRSEIGGKQNQRDTLRSLGLKRIGDTVVKEDRPEIRGMVKTVTHLVSVEEVD; translated from the coding sequence ATGGCTCGTCTCAAGGTGACCCAGACCCGGTCCGAGATCGGTGGCAAGCAGAACCAGCGTGACACGCTGCGCAGCCTCGGTCTGAAGCGCATTGGCGACACCGTCGTCAAGGAGGACCGTCCCGAGATCCGCGGGATGGTCAAGACGGTCACGCACCTCGTGTCCGTCGAGGAGGTTGACTGA
- the rpsE gene encoding 30S ribosomal protein S5 yields the protein MPGQQRRGGGVGGPATGGERTERGDRRDNRGGRDNRDSRDQDKNQYVERVVTINRVAKVVKGGRRFSFTALVVVGDGDGTVGVGYGKAKEVPAAIAKGVEEAKKNFFRVPRIQGTIPHPVQGEAAAGVVMLRPAAPGTGVIAGGPVRAVLECAGIHDVLSKSLGSDNAINIVHATAQALRDLERPESVAARRGKTLEEVAPAAMLRARAAGLAEAAAAKGGA from the coding sequence ATGCCCGGACAGCAGCGTCGAGGCGGAGGGGTCGGAGGCCCCGCCACTGGCGGCGAGCGCACCGAGCGCGGAGACCGCCGTGACAACCGCGGCGGTCGTGACAACCGCGACAGCCGCGACCAGGACAAGAACCAGTACGTCGAGCGCGTCGTGACCATCAACCGTGTCGCCAAGGTCGTCAAGGGTGGTCGTCGCTTCAGCTTCACCGCCCTCGTCGTCGTCGGCGACGGTGACGGCACCGTGGGTGTCGGCTACGGCAAGGCCAAGGAGGTGCCCGCGGCGATCGCCAAGGGTGTCGAGGAGGCGAAGAAGAACTTCTTCCGCGTCCCCCGCATCCAGGGCACCATCCCCCACCCCGTCCAGGGTGAGGCCGCCGCCGGTGTCGTCATGCTGCGCCCCGCCGCCCCCGGTACCGGTGTCATCGCCGGTGGCCCGGTGCGTGCGGTGCTCGAGTGCGCCGGCATCCACGACGTGCTCAGCAAGTCGCTGGGCTCGGACAACGCCATCAACATCGTCCACGCGACGGCCCAGGCCCTGCGCGACCTCGAGCGCCCCGAGTCGGTCGCCGCGCGTCGTGGCAAGACCCTCGAGGAGGTCGCCCCGGCGGCCATGCTCCGGGCCCGTGCCGCCGGCCTCGCCGAGGCCGCGGCTGCAAAGGGTGGTGCGTGA
- the rplR gene encoding 50S ribosomal protein L18, translated as MAMIIKRGKSKAAARIRRQVRGRKKIAGTTARPRLVVSRSSRHLFVQVVDDTVGKTVASASTMEADLRTFEGDKTAKAKKVGELVAARAKDAGVEAVVFDRGGNKYHGRVAAIAEGAREGGLSL; from the coding sequence ATGGCAATGATCATCAAGCGCGGCAAGAGCAAGGCCGCTGCACGCATCCGCCGCCAGGTGCGCGGTCGCAAGAAGATCGCCGGCACCACGGCCCGTCCCCGCCTCGTGGTCTCCCGCAGCAGCCGTCACCTGTTCGTTCAGGTCGTCGACGACACCGTGGGCAAGACCGTCGCGTCGGCGTCGACCATGGAGGCCGACCTGCGCACGTTCGAAGGCGACAAGACGGCCAAGGCCAAGAAGGTCGGCGAGCTCGTCGCCGCCCGGGCCAAGGATGCCGGTGTCGAGGCCGTCGTGTTCGACCGTGGCGGCAACAAGTACCACGGTCGCGTCGCGGCCATCGCCGAGGGCGCCCGCGAAGGCGGTCTGTCCCTGTGA
- the rplF gene encoding 50S ribosomal protein L6, which yields MSRIGRLPVSIPSGVDVTVQGQDVLVKGPKGQLELTVPNPITVEVGEGNLEVKRPNDERDSRSRHGLTRSLINNMVLGVTEGYEKKMEIHGTGYRVAARGANLEFSLGYSHSITIEAPAGISFTVENPTRFAVQGIDKQLVGEVAANIRKLRKPDPYKGKGVRYAGEQIRRKVGKAGK from the coding sequence ATGTCGCGAATCGGACGACTTCCGGTCTCCATCCCCTCGGGTGTGGACGTCACGGTGCAGGGTCAGGACGTGCTCGTGAAGGGCCCCAAGGGCCAGCTCGAGCTCACCGTCCCGAACCCAATCACCGTCGAGGTGGGCGAGGGCAACCTCGAGGTCAAGCGGCCCAACGACGAGCGCGACTCGCGCTCGCGCCACGGCCTGACCCGCTCGCTCATCAACAACATGGTCCTCGGTGTCACCGAGGGCTACGAGAAGAAGATGGAGATCCACGGCACGGGTTACCGCGTCGCGGCTCGTGGCGCCAACCTCGAGTTCTCGCTCGGGTACAGCCACTCCATCACCATCGAGGCACCGGCGGGCATCAGCTTCACGGTCGAGAACCCGACGCGCTTCGCCGTGCAGGGCATCGACAAGCAGCTCGTCGGCGAGGTCGCCGCGAACATCCGCAAGCTGCGCAAGCCCGACCCGTACAAGGGCAAGGGCGTCCGTTACGCCGGCGAGCAGATCCGTCGCAAGGTCGGAAAGGCCGGTAAGTAA
- the rpsH gene encoding 30S ribosomal protein S8, protein MTMTDPIADMLTRVRNANSAHHDVVSMPYSKLKKNIAEILQAEGYIASWKIEEATVGQTLTIDLKYGPNRERSIAGVRRVSKPGLRVYAKSTNLPKVLGGLGVAILSTSTGLLTDRQAHEKGVGGEVLAYVW, encoded by the coding sequence ATGACCATGACAGACCCGATCGCGGACATGTTGACCCGCGTGCGTAACGCCAACTCGGCGCACCACGACGTCGTCTCCATGCCGTACTCGAAGCTCAAGAAGAACATCGCCGAGATCCTCCAGGCGGAGGGCTACATCGCCTCCTGGAAGATCGAGGAGGCGACGGTCGGCCAGACGCTGACCATCGACCTCAAGTACGGCCCCAACCGGGAGCGTTCCATCGCCGGCGTCCGCCGCGTGAGCAAGCCCGGCCTGCGCGTCTACGCGAAGTCGACCAACCTGCCCAAGGTCCTCGGCGGCCTCGGCGTGGCGATCCTGTCGACGTCGACCGGTCTGCTGACCGACCGTCAGGCACACGAGAAGGGCGTGGGTGGGGAAGTCCTCGCCTACGTCTGGTAA
- a CDS encoding type Z 30S ribosomal protein S14 — translation MAKTALVNKANRKPKFKVRAYTRCQKCGRPHSVYRKFGLCRICLREMAHAGELPGVTKSSW, via the coding sequence ATGGCCAAGACCGCTCTCGTCAACAAGGCGAACCGGAAGCCGAAGTTCAAGGTCCGCGCGTACACCCGCTGCCAGAAGTGCGGTCGCCCGCACTCGGTGTACCGCAAGTTCGGCCTCTGCCGCATCTGCCTTCGCGAGATGGCGCACGCGGGCGAGCTGCCGGGCGTCACCAAGAGCTCCTGGTAA
- the rplE gene encoding 50S ribosomal protein L5, with protein sequence MTETTSTITKPRLKTRYQDEIKGALLEQFGYANVMQVPGVVKVVVNMGVGDAAKDSKLIEGAVRDLTAITGQKPVVTRARKSIAQFKLREGMPIGAHTTLRGDRMWEFLDRLVTIALPRIRDFRGLSPKQFDGRGNYTFGLTEQSMFHEIDQDRIDRVRGMDITVVTTATNDDEGRALLKQLGFPFKEN encoded by the coding sequence ATGACCGAGACCACCAGCACCATCACCAAGCCGCGCCTCAAGACGCGCTACCAGGACGAGATCAAGGGCGCCCTGCTCGAGCAGTTCGGTTACGCGAACGTCATGCAGGTCCCCGGTGTCGTCAAGGTCGTCGTCAACATGGGTGTCGGCGACGCGGCCAAGGACAGCAAGCTCATCGAGGGTGCCGTCCGCGACCTCACCGCCATCACCGGCCAGAAGCCGGTCGTGACGCGGGCGCGCAAGTCCATCGCGCAGTTCAAGCTGCGTGAGGGGATGCCGATCGGCGCGCACACGACGCTGCGTGGCGACCGCATGTGGGAGTTCCTCGACCGTCTCGTGACGATCGCCCTCCCGCGCATCCGTGACTTCCGCGGTCTCTCGCCGAAGCAGTTCGACGGCCGCGGCAACTACACCTTCGGTCTGACGGAGCAGTCCATGTTCCACGAGATCGACCAGGACCGCATCGACCGGGTCCGTGGCATGGACATCACCGTGGTCACCACGGCGACCAACGATGACGAGGGTCGCGCGCTGCTCAAGCAGCTGGGCTTCCCCTTCAAGGAGAACTGA
- the rplX gene encoding 50S ribosomal protein L24 encodes MANAKKAPAKMKIKKGDLVQVISGRTQKNGGDRGKQGKVIAVYPENQRVLVEGINRVTKHVKAGATARGTRTGGLTHTEAAIHVSNVAVVDPESKKPTRVKTRVETVERGGRQKAARVRVAVTSDKDL; translated from the coding sequence ATGGCGAACGCGAAGAAGGCACCCGCCAAGATGAAGATCAAGAAGGGTGACCTCGTCCAGGTCATCTCCGGCCGCACGCAGAAGAACGGCGGCGACCGGGGCAAGCAGGGCAAGGTCATCGCGGTGTACCCCGAGAACCAGCGCGTGCTGGTCGAGGGCATCAACCGCGTCACCAAGCACGTCAAGGCCGGCGCCACGGCGCGCGGCACGCGCACCGGTGGCCTGACCCACACCGAGGCCGCGATCCACGTGAGCAACGTGGCCGTCGTGGACCCGGAGTCGAAGAAGCCGACGCGCGTCAAGACGCGGGTCGAGACCGTCGAGCGCGGTGGCCGCCAGAAGGCCGCCCGCGTGCGCGTCGCGGTCACGTCGGACAAGGACCTCTGA
- the rplN gene encoding 50S ribosomal protein L14 codes for MIQQESRLRVADNTGAKELLCIRVLGGSGRRYAGIGDTIVATVKDAIPGGNVKKGDVVKAVIVRTVKERRRADGSYIKFDENAAVILKTDGDPRGTRIFGPVGRELRDKRFMKIISLAPEVL; via the coding sequence GTGATTCAGCAGGAGTCGCGACTGCGCGTCGCCGACAACACCGGTGCGAAGGAGCTCCTTTGCATCCGTGTTCTCGGTGGTTCGGGCCGTCGGTACGCCGGCATCGGTGACACCATCGTCGCCACCGTCAAGGACGCCATCCCCGGCGGCAACGTCAAGAAGGGCGACGTCGTCAAGGCCGTCATCGTGCGCACCGTCAAGGAGCGCCGCCGCGCCGACGGTTCGTACATCAAGTTCGACGAGAACGCCGCCGTGATCCTCAAGACCGACGGTGACCCCCGTGGCACCCGCATCTTCGGCCCGGTCGGCCGCGAGCTGCGCGACAAGCGGTTCATGAAGATCATCTCGCTGGCGCCGGAGGTGCTGTGA
- the rpsQ gene encoding 30S ribosomal protein S17 yields MSEQDKAAQATATRNDRKTRQGYVVSDKMDKTVVVEVEDRVKHALYSKVIRRTSKVKAHDERNEAGVGDRVLIMETRPLSATKHWRLVEILEKAK; encoded by the coding sequence ATGAGCGAGCAGGACAAGGCCGCCCAGGCGACCGCGACGCGCAACGACCGCAAGACCCGCCAGGGTTACGTCGTCAGCGACAAGATGGACAAGACCGTCGTCGTCGAGGTCGAGGACCGCGTCAAGCACGCGCTCTACAGCAAGGTCATCCGCCGCACCAGCAAGGTGAAGGCGCACGACGAGAGGAACGAGGCCGGCGTCGGCGACCGCGTGCTCATCATGGAGACGCGTCCGCTCTCGGCGACGAAGCACTGGCGTCTCGTCGAGATCCTCGAGAAGGCCAAGTAA
- the rpmC gene encoding 50S ribosomal protein L29, producing MAVGTKDLASEQLRGLDDSRLADELSKAKAELFNLRFQSATGQLDNHGRLRAVKKDIARIYTEMRERELGIGSAPAAPAAASESDSKADAKADKKAAKAEKKKAKADEEAGA from the coding sequence ATGGCAGTCGGAACCAAGGACCTGGCCAGCGAGCAGCTGCGCGGTCTCGACGACAGCAGGCTCGCCGACGAGCTCAGCAAGGCCAAGGCCGAGCTGTTCAACCTGCGCTTCCAGTCGGCCACGGGCCAGCTGGACAACCACGGTCGCCTCCGTGCGGTCAAGAAGGACATCGCCCGCATCTACACGGAGATGCGCGAGCGCGAGCTCGGCATCGGCTCGGCCCCGGCCGCGCCCGCCGCCGCGAGCGAGAGCGACTCCAAGGCCGACGCGAAGGCCGACAAGAAGGCTGCGAAGGCCGAGAAGAAGAAGGCCAAGGCCGACGAGGAGGCTGGAGCATGA
- the rplP gene encoding 50S ribosomal protein L16: MLIPRRVKHRKQHHPNRHGAAKGGTTIAFGDYGIQALEPAYVTNRQIESARIAMTRYMKRGGKVWINIYPDRPLTKKPAETRMGSGKGSPEWWIANVKPGRIMFELSGVTEPVAREALRLAMHKLPMKCRFVTREGGDI; the protein is encoded by the coding sequence ATGTTGATCCCCCGTCGTGTCAAGCACCGCAAGCAGCACCACCCCAACCGCCACGGTGCGGCCAAGGGTGGGACGACGATCGCGTTCGGTGACTACGGCATCCAGGCTCTCGAGCCCGCCTACGTGACCAACCGTCAGATCGAGTCCGCTCGTATCGCCATGACCCGCTACATGAAGCGTGGTGGCAAGGTCTGGATCAACATCTACCCCGACCGCCCGCTCACCAAGAAGCCCGCCGAGACCCGCATGGGTAGCGGTAAGGGTTCGCCGGAGTGGTGGATCGCCAACGTCAAGCCGGGCCGCATCATGTTCGAGCTGTCGGGCGTCACCGAGCCGGTCGCTCGCGAGGCCCTGCGTCTCGCGATGCACAAGCTCCCCATGAAGTGCCGCTTCGTCACGCGAGAGGGTGGTGACATCTGA
- the rpsC gene encoding 30S ribosomal protein S3, whose translation MGQKVNPHGFRLGITTDHKSHWFADSTKDGQRYRDYVKEDVSIRRLMEKGMERAGIAKVEIERTRDRVRVDIHTARPGIVIGRRGAEADRIRGELEKLTGKQVQLNILEVKNPEIDSQLVAQGIAEQLSARVSFRRAMRKGMQSAQRAGAKGIRVQVSGRLNGAEMSRTEFYREGRVPLHTLRAQIDYGFYEARTTFGRIGVKVWIYKGDMTAKELAAQQAAAPRPSRGPRRDGADRPNRARRGERDNAGAQAPEAAATESAPAAPATENEQA comes from the coding sequence ATGGGTCAGAAGGTCAACCCCCACGGCTTCCGTCTCGGCATCACGACCGACCACAAGAGCCACTGGTTCGCCGACTCGACGAAGGACGGTCAGCGTTACCGTGACTACGTCAAGGAGGACGTCTCCATCCGTCGCCTGATGGAGAAGGGCATGGAGCGCGCCGGCATCGCCAAGGTCGAGATCGAGCGCACCCGTGACCGTGTCCGCGTCGACATCCACACCGCCCGCCCCGGCATCGTCATCGGTCGCCGCGGCGCCGAGGCCGACCGCATCCGCGGCGAGCTCGAGAAGCTCACCGGCAAGCAGGTCCAGCTGAACATCCTCGAGGTCAAGAACCCCGAGATCGACAGCCAGCTCGTCGCCCAGGGCATCGCCGAGCAGCTCTCGGCCCGTGTGTCCTTCCGTCGTGCGATGCGCAAGGGCATGCAGTCCGCCCAGCGCGCCGGCGCCAAGGGCATCCGCGTGCAGGTCTCGGGCCGCCTCAACGGCGCCGAGATGAGCCGCACCGAGTTCTACCGCGAGGGCCGCGTCCCGCTGCACACCCTGCGTGCGCAGATCGACTACGGCTTCTACGAGGCGCGCACGACCTTCGGCCGCATCGGCGTCAAGGTCTGGATCTACAAGGGCGACATGACGGCGAAGGAGCTCGCGGCCCAGCAGGCCGCCGCCCCGCGCCCGTCGCGTGGCCCGCGTCGTGACGGCGCCGACCGCCCGAACCGTGCCCGTCGTGGCGAGCGTGACAACGCCGGCGCGCAGGCACCCGAGGCAGCCGCGACCGAGTCCGCCCCGGCGGCTCCCGCGACTGAGAATGAGCAGGCCTGA
- the rplV gene encoding 50S ribosomal protein L22: MEAKASARHVRVSPQKARRVVDLIRGKAATDAVTVLQFAPQSASDPVQKVLESAIANCRVKADRESVAFDERELVISAAFVDEGPTMKRFRPRAQGRAGRINKRTSHITVVVTQREKKGAR; this comes from the coding sequence ATGGAAGCCAAGGCTTCGGCGCGCCACGTGCGCGTCAGCCCGCAGAAGGCTCGCCGTGTCGTGGACCTCATCCGCGGCAAGGCCGCCACCGACGCCGTCACGGTCCTGCAGTTCGCCCCGCAGTCGGCCTCCGACCCGGTGCAGAAGGTGCTCGAGAGCGCCATCGCCAACTGCCGCGTCAAGGCCGACCGCGAGTCGGTCGCCTTCGACGAGCGTGAGCTCGTCATCTCGGCGGCGTTCGTCGACGAGGGCCCGACCATGAAGCGGTTCCGCCCGCGCGCCCAGGGCCGCGCCGGCCGCATCAACAAGCGGACGAGCCACATCACCGTGGTCGTCACCCAGCGTGAGAAGAAGGGAGCCCGCTGA
- the rpsS gene encoding 30S ribosomal protein S19 — translation MPRSLKKGPFIDDHLQKKVDAQNEAGTKTVIKTWSRRSVISPDMLGHTFAVHDGRKHVPVFVTESMVGHKLGEFAPTRTFKGHIKDDKKGRRR, via the coding sequence ATGCCTCGTAGCCTGAAGAAGGGCCCCTTCATCGACGACCACCTTCAGAAGAAGGTGGACGCCCAGAACGAAGCGGGCACCAAGACCGTCATCAAGACCTGGTCGCGTCGTTCGGTCATCAGCCCGGACATGCTCGGCCACACGTTCGCCGTGCACGACGGCCGCAAGCACGTCCCGGTGTTCGTCACCGAGTCGATGGTCGGCCACAAGCTCGGTGAGTTCGCGCCGACGCGCACGTTCAAGGGTCACATCAAGGACGACAAGAAGGGTCGTCGTCGCTGA
- the rplB gene encoding 50S ribosomal protein L2, which produces MGIRKYKPTTPGRRGSSVADFVEITRSTPEKSLVRPLTKSGGRNNAGRITTRHIGGGHKRAYRLIDFRRHDKDGVPAKVAHIEYDPNRTARIALVQYADGEKRYILAPNRLKQGDPIENGPAADIKPGNSLPLRNIPVGTVVHAIELKPGGGAKVARSAGTRVQLVAKDGPYAQLRMPSGEIRNVDARCRATVGEVGNAEQSNINWGKAGRMRWKGKRPTVRGVAMNPVDHPHGGGEGKTSGGRHPVSPWGQAEGRTRKGHKESDKLIVRRRRTGKKR; this is translated from the coding sequence ATGGGTATCCGCAAGTACAAGCCGACCACGCCGGGCCGCCGTGGCTCGTCGGTCGCCGACTTCGTCGAGATCACGCGCAGCACGCCGGAGAAGTCGCTGGTCCGTCCGCTCACCAAGAGCGGTGGTCGCAACAACGCCGGTCGCATCACGACGCGTCACATCGGTGGTGGCCACAAGCGTGCCTACCGCCTCATCGACTTCCGTCGCCACGACAAGGACGGCGTGCCGGCCAAGGTCGCTCACATCGAGTACGACCCCAACCGCACCGCGCGCATCGCGCTCGTCCAGTACGCCGACGGCGAGAAGCGCTACATCCTCGCGCCGAACCGCCTCAAGCAGGGCGACCCGATCGAGAACGGCCCCGCGGCCGACATCAAGCCGGGCAACAGCCTGCCGCTGCGCAACATCCCCGTCGGTACGGTCGTGCACGCGATCGAGCTGAAGCCGGGTGGCGGCGCCAAGGTGGCCCGCTCGGCCGGAACGCGCGTGCAGCTCGTCGCCAAGGACGGCCCCTACGCGCAGCTGCGCATGCCGTCCGGTGAGATCCGCAACGTCGACGCGCGCTGCCGCGCCACCGTCGGCGAGGTCGGCAACGCCGAGCAGAGCAACATCAACTGGGGCAAGGCCGGCCGCATGCGCTGGAAGGGCAAGCGCCCGACCGTCCGCGGTGTCGCCATGAACCCGGTCGACCACCCGCACGGTGGTGGAGAGGGCAAGACGTCCGGTGGACGTCACCCCGTCAGCCCCTGGGGTCAGGCCGAGGGCCGCACCCGCAAGGGTCACAAGGAAAGCGACAAGCTCATCGTGCGTCGCCGTCGTACTGGCAAGAAGCGCTGA
- the rplW gene encoding 50S ribosomal protein L23 — protein MSIHTKDPRDILIAPVVSEKSYGLLDEGKYTFLVDPRANKTEIKIAIEQIFDVKVDKVHTLNRQGKTRRTRFGLGKRKDTKRAIVSLREGTIDIFGAGA, from the coding sequence GTGAGCATCCACACCAAGGACCCCCGCGACATCCTCATCGCGCCGGTCGTCTCGGAGAAGTCGTACGGGCTGCTCGACGAGGGGAAGTACACCTTCCTCGTCGACCCCCGCGCGAACAAGACCGAGATCAAGATCGCCATCGAGCAGATCTTCGACGTCAAGGTCGACAAGGTGCACACCCTGAACCGCCAGGGAAAGACCCGCCGCACCCGCTTCGGCCTCGGCAAGCGCAAGGACACCAAGCGCGCGATCGTCTCCCTCCGTGAGGGCACGATCGACATCTTCGGCGCCGGCGCCTGA
- the rplD gene encoding 50S ribosomal protein L4, whose amino-acid sequence MIHMATTTPNLPADIFDVQTNVPLIHQVVVAQLAAARQGTHSTKTRGEVRGGGRKPYRQKGTGRARQGSTRAPQFAGGGVVHGPQPRDYSQRTPKKMKAAALRGALSDRARFGRIHVLDALVTGDAPSSKQALAALTGITERPNLLVVLTRGDEVSLKSVRNLQNVHVLVADQLNTYDVLCADDIVFTQAALDAFVAGPVKADKSGLAAVKEDSK is encoded by the coding sequence ATGATCCACATGGCAACCACAACCCCCAACCTGCCGGCCGACATCTTCGACGTCCAGACGAACGTGCCGCTCATCCACCAGGTCGTCGTGGCCCAGCTCGCCGCGGCCCGTCAGGGCACGCACTCCACGAAGACCCGCGGTGAGGTGCGTGGCGGTGGCCGCAAGCCCTACCGCCAGAAGGGCACCGGCCGCGCCCGTCAGGGCTCGACCCGCGCGCCGCAGTTCGCCGGCGGTGGCGTCGTCCACGGCCCTCAGCCGCGCGACTACAGCCAGCGCACCCCCAAGAAGATGAAGGCCGCCGCCCTGCGCGGTGCCCTCTCGGACCGGGCCCGCTTCGGCCGCATCCACGTCCTCGACGCCCTCGTGACCGGCGACGCCCCGTCGTCGAAGCAGGCGTTGGCCGCCCTCACGGGCATCACCGAGCGCCCGAACCTGCTCGTCGTGCTGACGCGCGGAGACGAGGTCTCGCTGAAGTCGGTGCGCAACCTGCAGAACGTGCACGTGCTCGTCGCCGACCAGCTCAACACCTACGACGTGCTCTGCGCCGACGACATCGTCTTCACGCAGGCGGCGCTCGACGCGTTCGTCGCCGGCCCCGTGAAGGCCGACAAGTCCGGCCTCGCCGCCGTGAAGGAGGACTCCAAGTGA
- the rplC gene encoding 50S ribosomal protein L3, translated as MTTIATNVPQKTVKGVLGEKLGMTQVWDADNRLVPVTVVKAGPCVVTQVRAEQTDGYGAVQIAFGAIDPRKVNKPMSGHFAKAGVTPRRHLVELRTSDAGEYELGQEVTAEVFEAGQRVDATGTTKGKGFAGVMKRHGFAGVSSSHGAHKNHRKPGSIGGCSTPGRVFKGMRMAGRMGGVRQTTQNLQIHAVDAEKGLLLIKGAVPGPRGGLVLIRTAAKGA; from the coding sequence ATGACGACCATTGCGACGAACGTTCCCCAGAAGACCGTCAAGGGTGTCCTCGGCGAGAAGCTCGGCATGACCCAGGTCTGGGACGCCGACAACCGCCTCGTGCCCGTGACCGTGGTCAAGGCCGGCCCCTGCGTCGTGACGCAGGTGCGTGCCGAGCAGACCGATGGCTACGGCGCGGTGCAGATCGCCTTCGGTGCGATCGACCCCCGCAAGGTGAACAAGCCCATGAGCGGGCACTTCGCCAAGGCCGGCGTGACGCCGCGCCGCCACCTCGTCGAGCTGCGCACGTCCGACGCCGGCGAGTACGAGCTCGGCCAGGAGGTCACGGCCGAGGTGTTCGAGGCCGGCCAGCGCGTCGACGCCACGGGCACGACCAAGGGCAAGGGCTTCGCCGGTGTCATGAAGCGTCACGGCTTCGCCGGTGTCTCCTCCTCGCACGGTGCCCACAAGAACCACCGCAAGCCGGGATCGATCGGTGGCTGCTCCACGCCGGGCCGTGTCTTCAAGGGCATGCGCATGGCCGGTCGCATGGGTGGCGTCCGCCAGACGACCCAGAACCTCCAGATCCACGCCGTTGACGCCGAGAAGGGCCTGCTGCTCATCAAGGGTGCCGTCCCCGGCCCCCGCGGTGGCCTCGTCCTGATCCGCACGGCTGCGAAGGGTGCATGA
- the rpsJ gene encoding 30S ribosomal protein S10: MAGQKIRIRLKSYDHEVIDNSARKIVDTVTRAGATVVGPVPLPTEKNVFVVIRSPHKYKDSREHFEMRTHKRLIDIIDPTPKAVDSLMRLDLPADVNIEIKL, from the coding sequence ATGGCGGGACAGAAGATCCGCATCCGGCTGAAGTCGTACGACCACGAGGTCATCGACAACTCGGCCCGGAAGATCGTTGACACGGTGACACGCGCTGGCGCGACCGTGGTGGGCCCGGTTCCCCTGCCGACGGAGAAGAACGTCTTCGTCGTCATCCGGTCGCCGCACAAGTACAAGGACAGCCGCGAGCACTTCGAGATGCGCACGCACAAGCGCCTCATCGACATCATCGACCCGACGCCCAAGGCCGTCGACTCGCTGATGCGTCTCGACCTGCCGGCGGACGTCAACATCGAGATCAAGCTCTGA